One Mercurialis annua linkage group LG3, ddMerAnnu1.2, whole genome shotgun sequence DNA window includes the following coding sequences:
- the LOC126672510 gene encoding uncharacterized protein LOC126672510, producing the protein MPLACCTLPKPERRKFCEWLQSIRLPDGYASNLSRCVSVQDCKVMGMKSHDYHIFLQRLLPASICGSLRSEVYTALSELSSFFKELCSKTLKRSTVKKLQSDIILIICKLEMIYPPSFFVVMMHLAIHLPREVELGGPVHYRWMYFIERFLRTLKNYVRNLARPEGSIAEAYITKECLNFCSLYFHGVETIYNRVERNNFPVQIGVENGFSIFSNNARPLGATEYKTLSHSDFEKLQWYVLNNCEDVDEYLKIHIEELQKESVIDVQKRHQAGFASWFKECVGRLRATGLVAATDHIYALGLGPDIRIARYSGIIVNGVRFHTVERDNFRRTQNNGVSVTGEHKSKEIEFYGVLTDIIDLQYVNGNHVFLFKCDWWDVGDKNGIKTDGNLVSVNVSRKWYTCDSFVLSSQVQQVFYVSDMKNGGHWKIVQKSFHRNIFDVPEKEKVCNEDSILNDEPYQQYEADNSHEVDQNGGENLELLHPIDVLPDEVDVGQMFQGQNSNPIYSSDEEDDTTINYDDADTDVLEDSNDSDNEDEDDD; encoded by the exons atgccaCTTGCTTGTTGTACATTACCGAAGCCTGAAAGGAGAAAGTTTTGCGAATGGTTGCAGTCAATCCGGTTGCCAGACGGATATGCTTCCAATCTTTCTCGATGTGTAAGTGTTCAGGACTGCAAAGTTATGGGGATGAAAAGCCATGATTATCATATATTCTTGCAACGGTTACTTCCAGCATCAATTTGTGGGTCTTTGCGTAGTGAGGTTTACACTGCATTATCAGAGTTGAGCTCTTTCTTTAAGGAGCTTTGTTCGAAGACTTTAAAAAGATCTACAGTTAAAAAGTTGCAGAGCGatatcattttgataatatgtaaacttgagatgatatatcctccatcttttttcgtggtaatgatgcatttggcaattcatctgccacgtgaagtagaattaggaggccctgttcactataggtggatgtactttattgagag gttcttacgtactttgaaaaattatgtacGTAACTTAGCTCGACCGGAGGGTTCAATTGCTGAAGCGTATATCACTAAAgaatgtttgaacttttgttcaCTGTATTTTCATGGTGTTGAGACAATATATAATCGCGttgagagaaataattttcctgtgcaaataggagtggaaaatggattttccatattttcaaacaatgcAAGACCTTTAGGAGCTACAGAATATAAAACGCTATCCCattctgattttgaaaaattgcagtggtatgtgcttaacaattgtgaggatgttgatgaatatcttaa GATTCACATTGAGGAATTACAAAAGGAAAGTGTTATAGATGTGCAAAAAAGACACCAGGCAGGATTTGCCAGTTGGTTCAAGGAGTGT gTTGGACGCTTACGTGCTACTGGTTTGGTTGCAGCAACAGATCATATATATGCGTTGGGATTAGGTCCTGATATACGAATTGCTAGGTACAGTGGGATAATTGTCAATGGAGTTAGGTTTCACACAGTTGAGCGTGATAATTTTCGTCGGACTCAAAATAATGGAGTTTCAGTTACGGGAGAGCATAAGTCGAAAGAAATCGAGTTTTATGGTGTGCTAACAGATATCATTGACCTCCAATATGTTAATGGGAATCATGTTTTCTTGTTTAAATGTGATTGGTGGGATGTTGgcgataaaaatggaattaaaacagaTGGCAACTTAGTTTCTGTTAATGTGAGCCGTAAATGGTATACATGTGATTCTTTCGTGTTGAGTTCTCAAGTACAACAGGTTTTTTATGTCagcgatatgaaaaatggaggtcattggaaaattgtgcaaaaatcatttcacaggaatatatttgatgtgccagaaaaggaaaaagtgtgcaatgaagattcaatattgAATGATGAGCCCTATCAGCAATACGAGGCAGATAATAGTCATGAAGTCGATCAAAATGGTGGTGAAAATTTGGAACTCTTGCATCCTATAGATGtattaccggatgaagttgatgTTGGTCAAATGTTTCAAGGTCAAAACTCAAACCCGATTTATTCTAGCGATGAGGAGGATGATACTACGATCAATTATGATGATGCCGACACTGATGTACTAGAAGACTCAAATGACAGTGACAATGAAGACGAAGACGATGATTAG
- the LOC126674984 gene encoding uncharacterized protein LOC126674984: protein MRCNTNWADVDDVLFPINCVNDWHWILARLNFKERCIYIYNSLRSAQNDRSATEYVTSYSVLLPLFLQATNFYDSRDDIDTTAGAYEGKRITDPFRIEIVENMPIQNDVDCGVHMFSAAEFFVDGKVMGHDYDVKEHRARYASSLYLYARWKESSSCVSEDEGPLKLKRTSA, encoded by the exons ATGCGTTGCAATACGAATTGGGCTGATGTTGACGATGTTCTTTTTCCGATCAATTGTGTTAACGATTGGCATTGGATTTTGGCTCGCCTGAATTTCAAGGAACGATGCATCTATATCTACAATTCGTTGAGGTCGGCGCAAAATGACAGATCAGCAACTGAATATGTTACTTCCTACAGTGTGTTACTTCCACTATTCCTTCAAGCTACCAATTTTTATGATTCTCGAGATGACATCGATACTACTGCCGGTGCTTATGAGGGAAAGAGAATAACTGATCCGTTCAGAATAGAGATTGTGGAAAACATGCCTATCCAAAATGATGT TGATTGTGGAGTTCATATGTTTTCCGCTGCTGAGTTCTTTGTTGATGGGAAAGTTATGGGGCATGATTATGATGTCAAAGAACACCGTGCTCGTTACGCTTCGTCATTATATTTGTATGCTCGTTggaaggaaagctcttcttgtgTTAGTGAAGATGAGGGTCCTCTAAAACTCAAGAGAACATCTGCCTAG